The window tAAGGTCACTGCCATTAACTATTCAATCAGAAAGAAAACCCTGtgattcaattttctttttttcccctttgtgaAGTGGATTTGTACTGGCAGTGtttaaaaatttagatttttttagacAATGTGCATTTATACCAAGAAATATGAGCAAAAAGAACCTTTGGAGTGAAgtgagcatccatccattttctaaacccacttatcatAACTGGGGTCAAAGGGAGGCAGGAATCTatggagcacaaggcaggaatgacaggcggacagggtgccagtccatcacagggtgccagtccatcacaggctgagcacacacacacacatctcagcCAATTTAGTTAGtactgccagtccacctaacctgcgtgtctttggacagtaggaggaaactggagcacctaaatgaaacccacacaaacactgggagaacatgcagactccatgtaggGATATGAGCTCCGATCTGTTACAACTGAGCCACCATGCTTTCCTTTTGCATGGCTTTTTACattaccagtccacctaacctaccTGTCTACAGCTTGTGGGAGGGAAATGAAGCAAACATTATGCAGTACATTCAAAATCCACGCAATGTGTACCCGGGACTTGAACCCTGGTGTTATGATTGCGAGACAGCAACactacaactgcgccaccgtgcagcccgCTAGGGGTGCCTGTATGCTGTTAATAATAATCGTAACGAAACAAATGGGACAACATAAAATATCAATGATGTCAAGTTTGATCTGTAATTCTTACAAATGAGTATGTTTTAATCAAAACGAAAAACGTGCGGCTGGGACGAATGTATGATTTGTACCGTTAATAAAAGGAGACACAGAAGTACATATCGTTGTTGAAGAACGACAACGAGTTTCGTTCGGGGTGATGAAATATATAAACTCCTTTTATCAAGCAAATGAATACCGTGAAATATTATACGGTACATAAGTAAGTCATTTTCCGCAAAGAAGAGCACGCAGCTTAGCGCACACAACTTTAAAACATCaacatattaattataataagaaTAACAATtataacaagaaagaaagaaagaaagaaagaaagaaagaaagaaagaaagaaagaaagaaagaaaaagagcttCATGTCTTTACCTAGTAtcgtaagaaagaaagaaagaaagaaagaaagaaagaaagaaagaaagaaagaaagaaagaaattcgtTGCTCTCCCTTCCCCTCTTTCTTTGGCTGGCTTCTCTAGCTCTTCGTTCTCGCTTTGTTTCTCGTCACCGCCCGCCCTCGCCACCTCCTTTCCCAGCTTGTCGATGATTTGGGACGCATTCCTGTTGTCGGTGACGCCAGCGGGCAGGGCACTCAGCCGGGGGACTGGGGGCGGGGAGAATCTTTAAAAGTCCTCGTCGCCGGCTTTCATTCCCACTCCGCTATAGATAACCGCAAGAGacgtgttttgttttgtggaggGCTTTTCCACTCATTTCGAAGGAGGAAAGAGCCAGGAATCTGATTTTGAGCTCCACTGTAAAACCGGACGCAATCGGAGTGAATACATAAAAGGATTTTTACTTCtctttaaaacatgaaaatgacaaCAGCCGAGCTCTGCCAGGTGCTTAAAGAAGGCGATCTGGAGAAGAGAAGTGACAATTTCCTTCAGTTCTGGAAGAAGAAGACCTGCGTCCTGACTAGCGACACCCTGAGTCTGTATGCGGACAGCCAGAAGCGCTCGAAAGCCAAGGAGCTGAAGCTGCAGGCCATCAAGAAGGTGGACTGCGTGGAGAGAACAGGCAAATACGTGTACTTCACCATCGTGACCACGGACAACAAGGAGATCGACTTCAGGTGTGTGGACGAAGGCACGTGCTGGAATGCTGTGATCACCATGGCTCTCATCGACTTCCAGAACAGGAAAGCCATCCAGGACTTTAAGTCACGGCAGGAAACTGAAGTCGTGTCGTCGGGACACCAAGAGAGACACCTGGCCAGGTCTCCGTGAAGCCGCCGCGGAATCGTAGGAGCCCAGATTTGTGGTGGGttctcttctgttatttatttccaGAACATTCGGACTTTGACAACCCAACATGTGCGATCGGCACAGCTCCGCAGTGTGCGCCACACGCTGTAAGCCGGCAAACGGCGCACTTGCAGATTCTTACCGGCCGGTCTTTTGACTCGCAACTTGAGAGAAGTGTTAGTGAGGCCGCGTGTGGCTGCCGATCGCACTCCATTCTTAAACAGAACACTCGCTGGCGTGGCGCTGTAACGATTTTAACTGTGAGGTCAGCATAGTGGGAGTGTGCCCGGGCATAACTGATCGATTTAAATAGCCCACCAGTTGGTCTTTGGTTCAGACTACTCAATTGAGTTTAATAAAGAAGTGCTTCGTGCGGAATAGTGAAGGTGACACTGGTGACTTcgggtttgtgtgtgtttgggggacATTATCAGGTCAAAGAGCCCCACTCTGTCTCTGCCAGGACATTTTGTTTTCGGTTATTCAAAAGTGATCATCAGtactgggctcaaggcaggaccCCGGACGGGACCCCACAAATGCCATTCAAATGAGCCGAAAATAGCGCCCATTTTAGCATAAGACACTGATTTCAAATGGGGAAGGTTATTCAATTCTGAAGGGagcttatttcatttttacaatttatatatCGCGATatttcttgggggggggggggtcattcaACTTGTGAAGGCACTCGGGGAAAGAATCGCACAATTGTGTTCAACCTGTTGCTGTTTTTAGTgacatatttaatacattttcaggaAAACGGAACCGTGACAG of the Erpetoichthys calabaricus chromosome 2, fErpCal1.3, whole genome shotgun sequence genome contains:
- the phlda2 gene encoding pleckstrin homology-like domain family A member 2 gives rise to the protein MKMTTAELCQVLKEGDLEKRSDNFLQFWKKKTCVLTSDTLSLYADSQKRSKAKELKLQAIKKVDCVERTGKYVYFTIVTTDNKEIDFRCVDEGTCWNAVITMALIDFQNRKAIQDFKSRQETEVVSSGHQERHLARSP